One Deltaproteobacteria bacterium DNA segment encodes these proteins:
- a CDS encoding Lrp/AsnC family transcriptional regulator has translation MIVEKDIEILNIIQNNSKASYPMIGKQVGLTPSAVFERIRKLEAKGIIQSYNTKLSHRAVGLGVLAFVFLKVEIGTAETDIDQSIADIDEIQEVHHVSGEDCYLLKVWACDNDDLGRLLLEKVHSIKGVRATRTTIVLKTVKDSPLIPLRRDSKGNST, from the coding sequence ATGATAGTCGAAAAAGATATTGAAATATTGAATATTATTCAAAATAATTCAAAAGCATCGTATCCCATGATCGGGAAGCAGGTGGGATTGACCCCATCTGCGGTCTTTGAACGAATCCGAAAGCTTGAGGCGAAAGGGATTATCCAATCCTACAACACAAAGCTGAGTCACAGGGCAGTCGGGTTAGGGGTGCTGGCTTTTGTGTTCCTGAAGGTAGAGATCGGAACGGCCGAAACGGACATCGACCAGTCTATTGCAGATATTGACGAGATCCAGGAAGTCCACCATGTCTCGGGGGAAGACTGTTACCTGTTGAAGGTATGGGCCTGTGACAATGACGATCTGGGTCGGCTGCTCCTTGAAAAGGTCCATTCGATAAAAGGAGTCCGGGCCACCCGGACGACCATTGTCCTCAAGACCGTGAAAGATAGTCCCCTGATTCCATTAAGGCGTGACTCCAAAGGGAACAGCACCTGA